A part of Thalassophryne amazonica chromosome 3, fThaAma1.1, whole genome shotgun sequence genomic DNA contains:
- the LOC117506544 gene encoding elastase-1-like isoform X1, with translation MLKLLVLTTLTALALAELDPQPRYIEDISNEKVIGGEVASPNSWPWQISLQYQYGSKYYHTCGGTLIRKGWVMTAAHCVDSPRTWQVVLGEHDLYSHSGREQIKKVSSVIIHPKWDGNKLSAGFDIALLLLESEATLNSYVQLGSLPPSGQILPHNNPCYITGWGHTSTGGSLSPELKQAYLPVVDHQTCTLPDWWGSTVKTNMVCAGGGAESGCNGDSGGPLNCQVNGKYYVHGIVSFGSGLGCNTPKKPTVFSRVSAYIEWMNTIMN, from the exons ATGCTCAAGCTTCTCGTGCTGACGACTCTGACAGCTCTGG cgttggctgAGCTGGATCCCCAGCCCAGGTACATTGAGGACATTTCTAATGAAAAGGTCATCGGAGGTGAGGTGGCCAGCCCTAACTCCTGGCCCTGGCAG ATCTCGCTCCAGTACCAGTATGGTAGCAAATACTACCACACGTGTGGAGGAACTCTGATTAGGAAAGGCTGGGTTATGACTGCTGCTCACTGTGTCGACAG TCCCAGAACTTGGCAAGTCGTTCTTGGTGAACATGACCTCTACAGTCACAGTGGCAGAGAGCAGATCAAGAAAGTCAGCAGTGTGATCATCCACCCCAAATGGGATGGCAACAAACTGTCTGCTGG GTTTGACATTGCTCTGCTGCTCTTGGAATCTGAAGCCACACTTAACTCCTACGTCCAGCTGGGGTCCCTGCCTCCCTCCGGACAGATTTTGCCTCACAACAACCCCTGCTACATCACCGGATGGGGTCACACTTCCA CTGGTGGTAGCCTCTCCCCTGAACTGAAGCAGGCCTATCTTCCTGTGGTTGACCATCAGACATGCACCCTCCCAGACTGGTGGGGAAGCACAGTCAAGACCAATATGGTGTGTGCCGGAGGCGGTGCAGAGTCTGGATGCAAT GGGGACTCTGGTGGACCCTTGAACTGCCAAGTTAATGGGAAATACTACGTCCATGGTATTGTCAGCTTTGGGTCTGGTCTTGGATGCAACACTCCCAAGAAGCCCACAGTCTTCAGTCGAGTCTCTGCCTACATCGAGTGGATGAACACG
- the LOC117506544 gene encoding elastase-1-like isoform X2, producing MLKLLVLTTLTALALAELDPQPRYIEDISNEKVIGGEVASPNSWPWQISLQYQYGSKYYHTCGGTLIRKGWVMTAAHCVDSPRTWQVVLGEHDLYSHSGREQIKKVSSVIIHPKWDGNKLSAGFDIALLLLESEATLNSYVQLGSLPPSGQILPHNNPCYITGWGHTSTGGSLSPELKQAYLPVVDHQTCTLPDWWGSTVKTNMVCAGGGAESGCNGDSGGPLNCQVNGKYYVHGIVSFGSGLGCNTPKKPTVFSRVSAYIEWMNTIMN from the exons ATGCTCAAGCTTCTCGTGCTGACGACTCTGACAGCTCTGG cgttggctgAGCTGGATCCCCAGCCCAGGTACATTGAGGACATTTCTAATGAAAAGGTCATCGGAGGTGAGGTGGCCAGCCCTAACTCCTGGCCCTGGCAG ATCTCGCTCCAGTACCAGTATGGTAGCAAATACTACCACACGTGTGGAGGAACTCTGATTAGGAAAGGCTGGGTTATGACTGCTGCTCACTGTGTCGACAG TCCCAGAACTTGGCAAGTCGTTCTTGGTGAACATGACCTCTACAGTCACAGTGGCAGAGAGCAGATCAAGAAAGTCAGCAGTGTGATCATCCACCCCAAATGGGATGGCAACAAACTGTCTGCTGG GTTTGACATTGCTCTGCTGCTCTTGGAATCTGAAGCCACACTTAACTCCTACGTCCAGCTGGGGTCCCTGCCTCCCTCCGGACAGATTTTGCCTCACAACAACCCCTGCTACATCACCGGATGGGGTCACACTTCCA CTGGTGGTAGCCTCTCCCCTGAACTGAAGCAGGCCTATCTTCCTGTGGTTGACCATCAGACATGCACCCTCCCAGACTGGTGGGGAAGCACAGTCAAGACCAATATGGTGTGTGCCGGAGGCGGTGCAGAGTCTGGATGCAAT GGGGACTCTGGTGGACCCTTGAACTGCCAAGTTAATGGGAAATACTACGTCCATGGTATTGTCAGCTTTGGGTCTGGTCTTGGATGCAACACTCCCAAGAAGCCCACAGTCTTCAGTCGAGTCTCTGCCTACATCGAGTGGATGAACACG ATCATGAACTGA